In Mustela nigripes isolate SB6536 chromosome 2, MUSNIG.SB6536, whole genome shotgun sequence, a single window of DNA contains:
- the SIAH2 gene encoding E3 ubiquitin-protein ligase SIAH2 produces the protein MSRPSSTGPSANKPCSKQPPPQPQHAPSPAAPPAAATISAAGPGSSAVPAAAAVISGPGGGGGAGPVSPQHHELTSLFECPVCFDYVLPPILQCQAGHLVCNQCRQKLSCCPTCRGALTPSIRNLAMEKVASAVLFPCKYATTGCSLTLHHTEKPEHEDICEYRPYSCPCPGASCKWQGSLEAVMSHLMHAHKSITTLQGEDIVFLATDINLPGAVDWVMMQSCFGHHFMLVLEKQEKYEGHQQFFAIVLLIGTRKQAENFAYRLELNGNRRRLTWEATPRSIHDGVAAAIMNSDCLVFDTAIAHLFADNGNLGINVTISTCCP, from the exons ATGAGCCGCCCGTCCTCCACCGGCCCCAGCGCTAACAAACCCTGCAGCAagcagccgccgccgcagccCCAGCACGCTCCGTCCCCGGCTGCGCCCCCGGCCGCCGCCACCATCTCGGCTGCGGGCCCCGGCTCGTCCGCGGTGCCCGCCGCGGCGGCGGTAATCTCgggccccggcggcggcggcggggccggcCCGGTGTCCCCGCAGCACCACGAGCTGACCTCGCTCTTCGAGTGCCCGGTCTGCTTTGACTATGTCCTGCCCCCCATCCTGCAGTGCCAGGCCGGGCACCTGGTATGTAACCAATGCCGCCAGAAGTTGAGCTGCTGCCCGACGTGCAGGGGCGCCCTGACGCCCAGCATCAGGAACTTGGCTATGGAGAAGGTGGCCTCGGCGGTCCTGTTTCCCTGCAAG TACGCCACCACGGGCTGCTCCCTGACCCTGCACCACACGGAGAAGCCAGAACACGAAGACATCTGTGAATACCGTCCCTACTCCTGCCCTTGCCCCGGAGCCTCCTGCAAGTGGCAGGGGTCCCTGGAAGCCGTGATGTCCCATCTCATGCACGCCCACAAAAGCATCACCACCCTGCAGGGAGAAGACATCGTCTTCCTGGCCACGGACATTAACCTGCCGGGGGCCGTCGACTGGGTGATGATGCAGTCGTGCTTTGGCCACCACTTCATGCTGGTGCTGGAGAAGCAGGAGAAGTACGAGGGCCACCAGCAGTTCTTCGCCATCGTGCTGCTCATCGGCACCCGCAAGCAAGCCGAGAACTTTGCCTACAGACTGGAGCTGAACGGGAACCGGCGGAGACTGACCTGGGAGGCCACGCCCCGGTCCATCCACGACGGTGTGGCCGCGGCCATCATGAACAGCGACTGCCTTGTTTTTGACACAGCCATAGCACATCTGTTTGCGGATAATGGCAACCTTGGAATCAATGTGACCATTTCTACGTGTTGTCCGTGA